In Raphanus sativus cultivar WK10039 chromosome 5, ASM80110v3, whole genome shotgun sequence, the following proteins share a genomic window:
- the LOC130494972 gene encoding uncharacterized protein LOC130494972 → MAAAAPAILERAYGVTNIKHHIPLILDIDDHNYDAWRELFLTHCQSFDTSGHLDGSLVPTNADDQTWHKRDGLVKLWLYGTLSKDLFKAVFKTGGTSKEIWDRIENFFRNNKEARAIQLDHKLRTKEMGNLTVHSYCQELKSIADLLTNVGAPVSERTLVTYMLNGLGSRYDNIINVIMHRQPFPTYDEARSMLMLEEDRLNKGTRVQKNDTSSAEKVLLASHASAPTEKSPHASQQQQPQRSYQNRGSKKNRGRGRGFYNQQRPQYQQWNAPFWNGGYPINLDFLGQDHTCHHSSNSFNATMAVHNQQQISPQHSTP, encoded by the exons ATGGCGGCGGCGGCACCTGCAATTCTCGAACGAGCCTATGGTGTCACCAACATCAAGCACCACATCCCCCTCATCTTGGACATCGACGACCATAACTATGACGCGTGGAGAGAGCTCTTTCTCACACACTGTCAAAGTTTTGATACCTCAGGGCATCTTGATGGATCATTGGTTCCTACTAACGCTGATGATCAAACTTGGCACAAGAGAGACGGCCTCGTAAAGCTTTGGCTTTATGGAACTCTATCAAAGGATCTGTTCAAAGCAGTTTTCAAGACCGGAGGAACATCAAAGGAAATATGGGATCGGATCGAAAACTTCTTCAGAAACAACAAAGAAGCTCGAGCGATCCAGTTGGATCATAAACTACGGACAAAGGAAATGGGAAATCTCACCGTCCATTCCTACTGCCAAGAACTCAAATCGATTGCAGATCTCCTGACGAATGTTGGAGCACCAGTCTCGGAGAGAACGCTTGTCACATACATGCTCAATGGCCTTGGCTCAAGGTATGACAACATCATCAATGTGATAATGCATCGACAACCTTTCCCTACCTATGACGAAGCTCGCTCCATGCTGATGCTTGAGGAAGACAGACTCAACAAGGGAACGCGTGTGCAGAAAAATGATACTTCATCTGCTGAAAAAGTGTTGCTTGCCTCTCACGCCTCTGCTCCAACAGAAAAGAGTCCTCATGCCTCTCAACAACAGCAACCACAAAGATCATATCAAAACAGAGGATCTAAGAAAAACAGAGGACGTGGGCGTGGATTCTACAATCAGCAACGTCCCCAATATCAGCAGTGGAATGCTCCCTTCTGGAACGGAGGATACCCGAT CAACCTGGACTTCTTGGGCCAAGACCACACATGCCACCACAGCAGCAACAGCTTCAACGCAACAATGGCGGTCCACAACCAACAACAGATTTCGCCACAGCATTCAACACCATGA